A genomic segment from Luteolibacter ambystomatis encodes:
- a CDS encoding acyltransferase family protein: MGEEKEKHWYGFDWLRVTFIAFVIAMHLNLAGENAGADPSWWDVVIADVLGVAVPGFLIMSYFLQVEAREDARAYARRLKRFGALYVFWVGLWFVWTWRGRDSMTLGPVEFLLRGGGWTFYFFTVLLLLCPIARLAGAMNVRTACLWAAALIGLNGVLLVAMASTGWIWTHVATYWWPLNFLAAPFIARVLAEPSVDRKWMLRGLFVAFVVSASLEWLAKAPGWMVGPDRHFLPEYLRPSPILGGALAITAALGVTSAPPAWLTFLSRNSLGIFCLHCFCLKRIVELTAVVTKLDMRWAAVVALPVTLFAMATASELLRRLFRERLI; the protein is encoded by the coding sequence ATGGGTGAAGAGAAAGAAAAGCACTGGTATGGCTTCGACTGGCTGAGAGTGACGTTCATCGCGTTCGTGATCGCGATGCATCTGAACCTCGCCGGAGAGAATGCCGGTGCCGATCCGTCCTGGTGGGATGTCGTGATCGCGGATGTGCTGGGCGTGGCTGTTCCCGGTTTTCTGATCATGTCGTATTTCCTCCAGGTGGAAGCGCGGGAGGATGCCAGGGCTTATGCGCGCCGTCTCAAGAGATTTGGCGCGCTGTATGTGTTCTGGGTCGGCCTTTGGTTTGTGTGGACGTGGCGGGGGCGGGACTCCATGACGCTGGGTCCCGTGGAATTCCTGCTGCGCGGCGGCGGCTGGACGTTTTATTTCTTCACGGTGCTTTTGTTGCTGTGTCCGATCGCGCGGTTGGCGGGAGCGATGAACGTGCGTACGGCATGTCTTTGGGCGGCAGCGCTGATAGGGCTGAATGGCGTGCTGCTCGTCGCCATGGCCTCCACCGGTTGGATCTGGACCCATGTGGCGACGTATTGGTGGCCGTTGAATTTCCTAGCCGCACCATTCATTGCCAGGGTGCTGGCGGAGCCATCCGTGGATCGGAAATGGATGCTCAGGGGGCTGTTCGTGGCCTTTGTAGTTTCCGCCTCCCTCGAATGGCTGGCCAAGGCACCGGGCTGGATGGTGGGGCCGGACCGCCATTTCCTGCCGGAGTATTTGCGGCCGTCGCCGATTCTCGGAGGAGCCTTGGCGATCACGGCGGCCCTTGGCGTGACTTCGGCTCCTCCGGCCTGGCTGACGTTCCTATCCCGCAATTCCCTCGGAATCTTCTGCCTGCACTGCTTCTGCCTGAAGCGGATTGTGGAATTGACGGCCGTGGTGACCAAGCTGGACATGCGATGGGCGGCGGTGGTGGCCCTGCCCGTGACCCTTTTCGCCATGGCCACCGCGTCGGAGCTGCTGCGCAGGCTGTTCCGTGAAAGACTGATTTGA
- a CDS encoding acyltransferase family protein, translating to MSLVLQPETKPVAIQRPSPEADSPRIWGFDYLRVFFMVSVIVGHANLIKGWAEDRAAVVGQGPNVWDYFYFHLQSCAVPAFVLVSMILFLLKTPTWERTWARLTNLGYLYGFWVGAWVLYTKSKPEHPGVLGVIEFLLRGGNWVFYFIAVLIICTWLGWVAGRLSRRGQWVGLLLSAAVLAGTYQWLLLDNRWTHSHYYWLPTCFTMMPFVAALMVPHVEMLRHSRAARWKWIGAFLVLAILAAVWEWSHALPLDSLDEERRWIPKHARFSIQFGAMVIVLLAIGVKAKPGRVFSFFSRNALGTYCLHPFVLGGFVKATAAVLGKYAPQWQGASVVLGCAVLIVCCSFATEFLRRAFRHRLV from the coding sequence ATGTCTCTCGTCCTCCAGCCCGAAACCAAGCCGGTAGCGATCCAACGTCCTTCACCCGAGGCCGACTCCCCCCGTATATGGGGATTCGACTACCTGCGGGTGTTTTTCATGGTCTCCGTCATCGTCGGCCATGCCAATCTGATCAAGGGCTGGGCGGAAGACCGCGCCGCCGTGGTCGGACAGGGGCCGAATGTCTGGGACTATTTCTATTTCCACCTGCAGTCCTGCGCCGTCCCGGCGTTCGTTCTGGTATCGATGATCCTGTTCCTGCTCAAGACCCCCACTTGGGAACGCACTTGGGCGAGATTGACGAACCTCGGATACCTCTACGGTTTCTGGGTGGGGGCTTGGGTGCTCTATACCAAATCGAAACCGGAGCACCCGGGAGTCCTTGGGGTCATCGAGTTCCTGCTGAGGGGCGGGAACTGGGTGTTCTACTTCATCGCGGTGCTGATCATCTGCACCTGGCTGGGTTGGGTGGCGGGCCGGTTGTCACGCCGCGGGCAATGGGTGGGGTTGCTGCTGTCGGCGGCTGTTCTGGCGGGGACTTACCAGTGGCTGCTTCTGGACAACCGTTGGACGCACTCGCACTACTATTGGCTGCCCACCTGTTTCACCATGATGCCCTTTGTGGCCGCCCTGATGGTGCCGCATGTGGAGATGCTGCGGCACTCCCGGGCCGCGCGATGGAAATGGATCGGTGCCTTCCTCGTTCTGGCGATCCTGGCCGCCGTATGGGAATGGAGCCACGCGCTGCCGCTGGATTCCCTGGATGAAGAACGCCGCTGGATTCCGAAGCACGCGCGGTTCTCGATCCAGTTCGGGGCGATGGTGATCGTGCTGCTGGCCATCGGAGTGAAAGCAAAGCCGGGGCGGGTGTTCTCCTTCTTTTCGAGGAATGCCCTGGGAACCTACTGCCTGCATCCATTTGTGCTCGGTGGATTCGTGAAAGCCACGGCGGCCGTGCTGGGGAAATATGCGCCTCAATGGCAGGGAGCTTCGGTTGTTCTCGGCTGCGCCGTGCTGATCGTCTGTTGCTCATTTGCAACGGAGTTCCTGCGCCGGGCATTCAGGCACCGGCTGGTATGA